AAGTAAAATTTGGTCAAAGGACAAACTACATGAATTTAGTTTTCTTCATTGTATTTGTTGCAATGATAAGTGTCACTAATTTATTAACTGAAAGTTATCTTGATTGGATTGATCCATTAGGGATAAAATTCCTGGTGAATGAAATTCTTTCTGTGGTACCGCAGACTCTTCCTTCGGGTTCTACTGAAATTTCGGTTGGTATAAATTATAACGAACATTCAAATGTGAGGTATTTTCTATTTCATGGATCAGATTTAAGTTGTTACTATTACATCTCCCGACTTTTATGGATTTTTTTGGCTTTATTGTTGATTAAACTGAGTTCAATAATTTTTCATCGCTTCGATACAAAGTTTATTTCTTCAAAAAAAGTAAGTCGACATTCAACTAAAATTTCGAGAGTTGAATCGCATGCACGAAAGATATATTGGGATAAAATGATAAAATCCGAAATTGATTTTGGTATACTACCCTTAATTAAACTTGAGTTTCTAATGTTGATTAGAAAAGGTCCTATCCGATTTTGGATCCTAAATTTAGGTTGTTTTATAGGATTATTTATTTTACCTCTTGAAAGTGCATTGCATATAGGTCTGCCGCTTTTTTGGTATTTGCAGGTTAACCGATGGGCTGATCTTTGTACAAAAGAGAGGGATTTTAGAACAGATGCTTTTATATACTGTACTTATAAACCATTACAACGGTTATTGGTGTCACAGATAATCGCAGCAATTTCTTTAGCTGTATTACTAGCTTTACCAATTCTGTTTAGGTTGGTTATTTCTATGCAGTTTTTAAAGGCCATTAATGTGGTATTAGCAGCTATTTTATTGGTTTCTTTTAGTGTTTTTACAGGTATATTTTTGGAGGTAAGCGTTTTTTTGATTTTTCTTTTTTACTGATAACTTACGTACTAGTTTCGACAGGACTCAATACTAGTTTTATAATTCACGCAGTTAACCAACAACGATATATTTTTTTTCAGATAGTATTGATTCTCTTTTTTTTAATTGCATCTTTTTGGATTAGGAGTGTTAAGTTAAAACGAAATTAGAAACCTAGTTGTTATTTCTGTTGGTTTTGAAAATAATCTGATAGGTTATATTGAAGGTTAATAAGGATGTTAAATTTTATATACCAAGTTGAGACGTTCAAGGTGTAATATTTTTGGAGGTAAATGTTACTAGCTTAATTCTTAAATTATAATTGTAATCAATATAGGTTTGGCAATCTATTATTGTGATTAATAAAGTTATCTGATAAATGAAATATTAAACAGCCAATTGTATTCAACAAAGAAAGAGAATTCAATATTACTTAAAAGATCTTCGCCAGTATCCTATTACTACAATTGTATTATGCAGCAATTTTGTTTTTATAATCATGATTGGATATTGTAGAATTAGTCGTCGCTTAAGTTTACTTATACAAATAGAATGACGGTTATTCGGAAATGAATCAAACTATATATAAAGACAACGAGGGAAATGCCGTTCGGTTTTCGAAAATTGCGAAAATTGAAGGTGAAATGCCCTTTACCGGATTAGGAATAAAGTATGTTTCATCAGGTGAAGAAACTTACTACGCGAATAATAAGAAATTCACTGTAAAAGAAGGAGAATATATAATCGGTAATGATTATACTTCATCGATAGTATGCATCAATCAAAAGCAGGCTGTTGAAGGTCTTTGCATAGATATTTCCGCTAAGATTATCTCTGATGTTGCTGAATTTCATGACTTGAATGAAACGGATTTAATTGAGTTTTTGCTCTCTGATCAATTCTTGGTCAATCGCTACTATATTAAGAGTACTTTTCTCGGGCCTAGACTAAATGAAGTCAGTCAAAAAATTAAAATGGGAACATGTATTAACGAATTTCAGCAGAACGAATTGTTTTATACCCTTGCAGAATCTATCATTTCAGATCAGCGTTTTGTATTTGATCATTTGAATAAGTTGGATTTTAAAAAGACTATAACTAACAAAGAAGTTGTGAGAACAGTTTTAGATGCTAAATCATTTATCGATCAACATATAACTGAGAATTTTTCTTTGGAAGTTATTACTTCGCAGATTGGAATTTCAAAATATCATTTTATTCGAGTGTTTAAAGCAGCTTTTGGCATTTCTCCATATCAATATCAAAAGTGGAAACGACTTGAGCTCGCCAAATTGGATTTATTGAGAGGAAATGAAATTTTGTTCACAGCAATAAGCTATGGCTTTGCCGATGTTCCAACTTTTTCCAAAGCATTCAAACAGCAATTCGGACAAACTCCTGGATTGATTAGAAAAAGCAACTTTTGACAATTTATTCATAAAAACACCTGCTTTCTTTGCAGTAAAAAATCACATGTTTCGAAATTTTTTATTGCTTTTATTGGGTGTTATCTCTATGAATGTAAGTGCGCAACTTGAGCGCAAACCACTATTGGGTGCTCGAATTGAATACGTTTCTGAAAATGGTAATTCCGGCTGTAAAGTTTTACAAGTCATAAGAGGTACAAGCGTTGCCTTAAGGCTTCAAGAAAATGATCTTATTCTCAAGATTGGAAGCCAGAGTTTTCTGTCTGTAGATGAATTCATTACTCATTTTTTGGACTTCGAGCCAGAAAAAGAAATTCAACTTACCGTGTTACGAGGAAAGAAGAAACTCAATTTGAAAGGAAAAGTGATTGCCCGACCTTATGAGAAAGATGACAACTCCACGGTGATTTATGATGAAGTTTCATACAAATCAGGACAGCTTCGTATAATTATCAACAAGCCCTTCAATAAGAGTAAAATGCCTGCTATGTTGTTTATTCCGGGATATACATGTAATAGTATCGATGATTTGCCAAATAACCACCCCTATAAGCGTATAGTGGATGCTTATGTTGATGCCGGTTATGTGACAGTCCGCGTTGAGAAAAGCGGATTAGGCGACAGCAAGGACACACCACCCTGCGAGTCCTGTGATTTATTGGATGAAGTTGAAAATTTTGAAGTCGCATTAAAAAAGTTAAAATCACTACCGTATGTTGATTCTAATCAAATAATTATTGTTGGTCATTCGATGGGGGGAATTATTGCACCTGCATTAAGTGCTAAGAATCAAGTAGCAGGTGTTGTTGTTTATGGTACTACGGCTAGATCATGGTTTGAATATCAGCTTGATATGTATCGAGTACAGAACGCTCTCGCAGGAATGAATCCAATAGAAGTTGAAAAATCAGTAATAGCTCAGTATGATTTGAATTATCGCTTCTATGTAAAAAAAGAAAAGCTGGAAGATATTGCTAAAGATCCTGCAGCAGATCGTATTTTAAGAACCACTTGGCAATACGATGGAAAAGGTAAAATTTACTCCAGGAATGCTGAATATTGGCGACAAATTCAGGATTATCCGCATTTAGAAAATTGGAAAAATACTAGTGCAAAAGTATTGGTGCAATATGGAGAGTCAGATTTTGAGGCGTTTTCTAAAGCTGACCATCAACAAATTGTTAGCGTAGTAAATTACTTTCATCCAGGTAATGCTACATTGATGACTTATCCTTCGACAGATCATTTTTATGCTAAATCTGGAACCATGCAGGAGGCATACAACAAATTTTCAAATGGTCAGATTCAGCAATTATTTGATGAATACAATCAAGAGGTAGGTCTTTCAGCAGTAAAATGGAGTAACGAAGTGCTTTCTAAAAAGGATGAAATGACATTATCTGAAAAAGGATGGAAAAAATTGAATACAGCACGCTATCCGGGGAAACAAGATGATATCACCTTCATTAATGAAAACGAAGGTTGGTATGTAAATGGTTACGGAAGCATTTATAGTACAAAAAATGGCGGCGAAACCTGGGAAAAACAATTAGAAAAAAAAGGAACTTTTTTCCGAACCATTGCTTTTGTGGATAGTTCAGTTGGTTTTGCGGGTACTGTTGGGACTGATTATTTCCCAAACGTAACGGACTCTATTCCTTTGTATGGAACCAGAGATGGTGGCAAAACTTGGAAGCCTGTTGACTATAAAGGCCCTTATGTTAAAGGACTTTGTGCCATTGATATTGTTAAAGAGCAATATATTAATCACGGAAAAATAGATTATAAAGTACATATCTATGCCGTAGGTCGTGTAGGTTCTCCTGCTAATAAGATGGTATCACACGATGGTGGCGCAACTTGGACTTCCAATAGTATGAACAACGACTGTAAAATGCTCTTTGATATCAAAATGTTTGACAAAGACAATGGATTTGTTTGCGCTGCCTCTGATGGAGATATACAAAAATCGAATGCCTTGATTTTGAAAACCAGCGATGGCGGAAAAACATGGAAAAAGGTATACCAATCCAATCGTCCATTTGAAGGTACTTGGAAGGCCTCTTTTCCAACAAAGGAGGTTGGCTATGTAACTATACAATCCTATAATCCCGATCCCAACGTAAAACAACAACGCATTGCCAAAACAACTGATGGCGGTGAAACTTGGAATGAAATCAACTTAGTGGAAGATGCTGGAGCAAGAGAATTTGGTATTGGTTTTATAGATGAAAACCACGGCTTTGTAGGCACCATGAATACAGGCTACGAAACCAAAGACGGTGGTAAAACCTGGACTAAGGTCAATTTAGGAATGGCTTGCAATAAAATCAGAATTTACAAAGATGCCACTGGAAAAACCTATGGGTACGCAATTGGGGTGGATGTGTTGAAGGGTCAATTTTAAAGTTTACAGTAAAAAAATAAACTATTAATCTTAGAAAAAAAAATTATGAAAAGATCAATTTATTCGCTAGTACTACTTTGCTCTATTATGAGTTCTGTAAATGCGCAACTAAAGAACACAAGTTCAAATGTAAAAGTCGCCATTGATTTGTTAAATGTTAAAGAGGATAAAGTTATAGTTACAGTATGCCCTCCGAAAATAACCTCAAACGTAGTCCTATATCAACTGCCAAAAATTGTACCAGGTACTTATTCAGCAGATAATTATGGTCAATTTATTGAGGGGTTTAGGGCTTTCGATGCTAAAGGGAACGAACTGAATGTTACTAAAAGCGATATTAATTCATGGAAAATAGTAAATGCTAGAAAGCTCACAAAAATTACATATGCAGTAAACGATACTTACGATATTGAGAAAGGAGAAGGGCATGGAAAGGGAGATGTTTTTTCTCCTGCAGGCACTAATATTGAGGAGGGGAAAAACTTTATGGTGAATACGCATGGCTTTGTTGGATACTTTCCTGGTTTATTATCAACACCATACCAAGTTACCATCACACACCCTGAAGCGTTATGGGGCGCAACATCAATGCAAGATACAGATGATAGCAAGACTAAAGATGTTTTTTACACATCGAGATATGCTGAACTTGTTGAAAATCCGATAATGTATTCAAAACCCAACTACAGTTCTTTTACTGTGAATGGAATGCAAATCCTTTTATCAGTCTATGCATCCAACGGAACAATAACTGCCGAAAGTATCTTGCCTGAAGTTAAAGATGTAATGACCGCTCAAAAAACATTTTTAGGCTCGTTTGATACGACAAAAAAGTACAGTATTTTGTTGTACTTGTGCGATTTGAGTAAAGCGGACGCAAGAGGTTTTGGAGCCTTGGAACATCCAACAGCAACTACAGTGGTTATGCCAGAAGTTATGGGCCGAGAACAACTGGTGGAAACTTTAAAGGATGTGATTTCTCATGAATTTTTCCATATCGTGACCCCCTTGACTATTCACTCTAAAGAGATTCAAGATTTTGATTTTAATAACCCTAAAATGTCTAAACATTTGTGGTTGTATGAGGGAGTTACGGAATATTTTGCGAACTTATTTCAAGTTAATCAAGGTTTGATTAGTGAAGATGCTTTTTACAAAAGACTCAATGATAAAATAGAACATGCCAAAGCCTATAATGATACTTTGCCTTTCACAATTATGAGTACTAATGTTTTGGAGGATCCTTATAAAGACCAGTATACAAATGTGTACGAAAAAGGGGCTTTAATTGCAATGTGTCTAGACCTCATTATAAGGGATAAAAGTAATGGTAAAAATGGTATTTTAGACTTAATGCAAAAGCTATCTGTTGCATACGGAAGTAAAAGAGCGTTTACTGATGACGAACTTTTTGATAAAATTACTGCGTTGACCTTTCCGGAAGTTGGCACTTTTCTAGCTAATTATGTGGCAGGTTCAAAATCTATTAATTATGATGATTATTTTGCTAGAGTAGGGGTAACTAGAACATCGGTTAAAGTACCTGAAGCTAAGTTTAGTTTAAGTCTTGATCAGAGTAAAAATGAATTAATGATTGACCCTAACAGTAAAACAACTGCGTTCATGAAAGCATTGGATTTGAGAGCTGGTGATATTATAAAAGCATTTAATGGAATAAATTACGACACAACAACTATTTCTGAATTGTCAACAAAAAGTAAAGAGTGGAAAGATGGAGACGCCATTACCGTAAAGATAATACGAGACGGAACAGAACAGCTATTAACCGGTAAAGTAGGGCTTTATTATGAGAATATTGAAGGCTATCAAGCAACAGATCTCACTAAAGAAACGCTAAAGAACGCTTGGTTAAAAGGATAGTGCCGTGGAACGATTGTCATTAGGACTGTAATTTAATTTATTCATTCTACACTTGTGCATTTATTGATTGAGAAATTACTGCCGTGAAATTAACTAATGGTTTTAATTTTTGGGTTTTTAGTACTGACACATTTGTGTCAGGTAAGTTGTAAAATCATATTACAACTTTGCATATAATATATTTTAGTAAAGTAATGACTGTTAATTTAAAGAATTCAACAAGCATTTTTACTTAAATAATAAGCCCCAAAACTTATGAAAAAACTATTACTAGGAATTATGAAACAAAATTATTCATTTTCTACAAAGAAGTATCAATTGGTTAAAAGTTTAATCGCAACACTGTTTCTGTTTTTATCAGGATTAAACTTTGGTTTGTATGCTCAAAACACGCTCAACAATGTTGGGATGACATCAGTGGCTTCCTCTGGAGGAGCTTATAGTTTAAGGAAATTAAGTAGCGCTTATACCGGTAATGCCATATTGGTGCGCCGAAGCAGTGATAATACTACACAAAATATTGGTTTTACACCTGCTGGTTTGCTTGATGAAACTACGTTGTTGGCTTTCGTGGGTTCCGGCAATGGCTTTGTTCAGACTTGGTATGATCAGAGCGGGTTTAACCGACATGTTACACAAAGTACATTGGCAAGCCAACCAAGAATTGTCAATGCTGGGGTGATTGAGCGACAAAATGGAGTTCCGTCTGTTTATTTTACCGGTTCAAGTTTTTTAACCCATACTTCTTTTCCAACTACTGGATTTACTGGTTTTACGGCCAATATAGTGGCACGATGGACAACAACGGGTACGAGTCAGGCTACCATTCAAACACTATTAGATAATAATCACAATGCAACGCAAGGATTTGACATTCAAGACCGACCTGATTTATCTGGAAGACCTTTGACCTTTGGAATTGCAGCAAACCCAAGTGGAGCTGGGGTTCAGGATAATTTCCTTTCTGGCAATGGTACTACTAGAATTTTTACATTTGTTGCAAATAGCACGACAGTTTCTGGTTTTAAAGAGGGAACTGCTTTGCCCACTGCGTCTATTTCTGGAACCAATTATACACTTCAAAACCGTTTTGTAATTGGAGCTTGGTTTAATGGTGGTACGGTAAGTCGATTTACTACAGGTCATCTTGGTGAGGTTTTGGTTTTTCCCTCGGCACTTTCAATCGCCAATCGACAAGCATTAGAGTGTAACCAAAGTGCTTACTTTTCAATTCCTTTTGTTCCATCCGGAGTTGAATTCTACATTCAAAATGCCGCAGCAAGTTCAGCTTGTAGTTCAGCCGATGAACAAGTCGTTTGGAAATTATCAGATTTAGTTAATACTCAATCAAGTGGAAATAACTTAATCAAAGTAAACTCCAACGGCAATTGGGATGGCGGTGCTGCTTCTTGGAATACCTTGTCTAATCATGGTTATTTTCAATTTACTGCTTCAGAAACCAATACAGAACGGATGGTTGGCTTAAGTTCTACCAATTCTAATGCTAGTTTTAATTCTATTCAATATGCTTGGTATTTGCGAAATAATGGTACATGTGAAATATATGAATCAGGAACCAGTCGTGGCTCTTTTGGCTCGTATGGAACCACCGATGTATTTAAGATTTCGGTTGAAGCAAATGTCATAAAGTACTACCAAAATAATACATTAAGATACATCAGTACAATTGCCCCAAATCTACCTTTATTGGTTGATGTCTCTATCAATAATGTTAATGGTACTGTTTCTAATGCCATTGTATCCAATTATGCTACAGGATCATTCACGGCTACCGCTGTAAATGTAGCGTCTTCACCGAGTTATCAATGGAAATTAAACGGGAACAATGTAGGTACAAACAGCACAACCTATAGCACTACTGCGTTATCTGACAATGATGTTGTTTCGTGCGTATTAAGCTATGTTGGCGTTTGTGGTTCCCCTACTAGTTTGACTTCCAATTCTGTTACCAACAAATCAGTTTCTTCACCCACTAGTATTGACTTTTATATTCAAGGCACAGTTGGGACTACAGCTTGTAACACATCTGACGAAGAAGTTCGGTGGAAAATTGCTGAATTGACAAACACTCAAATTACCGGAACGGGAAATAGTTTGCGTAAAATTCAATCAAATAATTGGGATGGAGGAGCTTCCTCATGGAATACTGTAGGTAATAATGGTTATTTTCAATTTACCGCCTCAGAAACCAATAGTGCTCGGATGATAGGATTGAGTACTTCTAATGTAAATTCAAATTATAATACGATTCAGTATGCGATTTATTTGAGAAGTGATGGTCAATGGGAAGTTTTTGAATCGGGGAGTAGTCGCGGTGTATATGGGGCCTATGTGTCTAATAATATATTTAAGATTACGGTTGAAGCTAATGTCGTTAAATATTACCAAAACGGAGTCTTGCGCTATATCAGTACAATTGCTCCTAGTTTACCATTGCTGGTTGATGTTTCCATAAATTCTGTAGGTGGTACGATAACAAATGCAATTGTATCCAACTATAACAATGGGGTGTTTACTGCTACAGCTACTAATGCCGGAATTTCTCCTATTTATCAATGGAAGCTAAATGGGATTAATGTTGGAGCAAACAGTCCGACCTATACCAATACGGCGTTATCTAATAATGATGTGGTAACCTGTACTTTACTACCTGATCTGCCTAGTTGTTCCAATGTTACACCATATACTTCCAATGCGATTACGAATAAGTCGATAGGTACGGATGCATCCATTGATTTCTATATTACTGGTGGTATAGCTTCATCATCATGTAGTACTGTTGATGAGCAAGTAAAGTGGAAAATTTCAGATTTAGAAAATGTTCAAGCTACAACTAATAGTCTTTTAAAAATTCAATCTAATGGGAATTGGAATGGTGGTGCTTCTTCTTGGAATAGGGTAAGCGATAACGGTTATTTCCAATTTACAGGTGTAGAAACTAATACTGCTAGGATGGTAGGGTTGAGTTCAAGTAATGTCAACTCAAATTATAACACCATTCAATTTGCATGGTATTTGCGTAATGATGGTATTTGTGAAATTTATGAATCGGGTAGTAGTAGAGGTACTTTCGGTTCCTATGCTGCCAATTCCATTTTTAAAATAGCAGTCAAAGCTGGAGTGGTAAATTATTATTTGAACGGTGCCCTAGTATATTCAAGTGCAGTAGTTCCGTCGTTACCTTTACTAGTTGATGTTTCTATTCATAATGTTTTGGGAACGGTTTCAAATGCGATAGTATCTAATTTAAGTAATAATACCTTTACTGCATTTTCTAGCGGTGCGGGACCCAACCCGTCGTACCAGTGGCTACTTAATGGGTCAAATGTAGGTTCAAACAGCAGTACCTATTCCAATGCTTTTTTAACCAGTGGAGATGTGGTAAGTTGTCTATTAACTCCTGATTTTGGGGGATGCGGTACCACAAATTATGCTTCCAATGCCATCACTACGGTTCAAGTAGGAGCACCAACTTCAATTGAATTTGTTATCCAAGGAACACCAGCCAACACCGGCTGTAATGTGGCCAAAGAGGATGTTCGTTGGCTCACATCTTCATTGTTAAATTTAAGTACTTCAGATAACAGCCTTATTAAAATTCAGTCTAATGGAAATTGGGATGGTGGAGCGGCATCGCGTAACATTGTTTCAAACAATGGCTCTTTTGAGTTTACGGCTACAGAGACATCGACTGCTCGAATGGCCGGTTTAAGTTCAGTCAATACCAACGCTAATTATAATACCATACAGTTCGCTTGGTATTTGCGTAATGATGGTATATGTGAAATCTATGAATCTGGAACTACTAGGGGAAATTTTGGTGCTTACACCGCGGGTACTGTGTTTAAAGTAAGTGTCGAAGAAATGGTAGTAAAATATTACCTGAATAATGTATTGCGTTACACCTCCACCATTATTCCAAGTATGCCAATGATTGCAGATGTCTCCATTCATAATATTGGTGGTACCATCACTGACGCTAAAATTACGAATTATAATGCTGGTGTGTTTACTGCAAGTTCCACGAATGCTGGCGCTTCACCGAGTTACCAGTGGTATGTAAATGGAGCAAGTGTTGGTACTAACAGTAGCACTTATACCAATTCTTCTTTAGGTGGTGGGGATGTTGTTTCCTGTATTTTAACACCGGACTTATCTGGATGTTTTAATGCTCAAATTGAGTCTAATGTTATCGTGAATCAGCAAGTAAGTAATCCAGTAGGGATTGAATTTTTTATTCAAGGGACTGCCGTAAATACAGGTTGCATTATATCCTCCGAGTATGTTGTTTGGAAGGGTTCAGAAAATTCTAATTTGCTTGCAACGGGTAACAGTTTACTAAAAATTCAGTCCAATGGGAATTGGAATGGTGGCGCTGCTTCGTACAACACGGTAAGTAACAATGGTTATTTGGAGTTTACCGCTTCTGAAACGAACACTGCTAGAATGGCTGGATTAAGTGCAACGAATATTAACTCTAATTATAATACCATTCAGTATGCCTGGTATATGCGTAATGATGGAATTTGTGAAATCTATGAATCTGGAACTACTAGAGGAAATTTTGGCGCTTATTCCGCTGGTTCAGTATTTAAGATTGCTGTTGAAGCAGGAGTTGTAAAATATTATCTAAATGGCTCGCTTCAATACATTAGTGCAATTGCTCCCGCGCTGCCACTTTTGGTTGATGTATCAATTCATAATGTTAATGGTACAATTACCAATGCCATTGTTTCAAATTTTAACAGTGGTACATTTACAGCATCCTCTACCAATGCTGGTTTGAATCCAACTTTTCAATGGAAATTGAATGGGATGAATGTTGGAAGTGGTGGTGCTACCTACACTAATACCAATTTGACTAATAATGATATCATAACTTGTCAATTGACTCCTACTATTAGTGGCTGTTTTGGTGTAAGTCCTGTACTATCAAATGCCATTTCCAATAACTTTATCGGACAGACCCCAATTGAATTTTATATACAAGCCAATGCCGATATTGCTGCTTGTAAAACTGCGGAAGAGAATATTGTTTGGCAAACTGCCTCATTATTAAATGTATCGGCTAGTGGTAATAGCTTACAGAAGATACAATCAAATGGGAGCTGGAATGGAGGAGCTTCATCCTGGAATACTGTTAAAAACAATGGATTTTTTCAATTTACAGCCACAGAAACCGACAAGGCTCGTATGGTTGGATTAAGTTCTACAAATACAAATGCCAATTATAATACTATTCAATATGCATGGTATCTGCGTAACGATGGGATCTGTGAAATCTTTGAATCTGGAACAAGTAGAGGATCATTTGGTGCTTTTTCTGGCAGTGATCGTTTTAAAATCGCCATTGAGAGTGCTATTGTAAAGTATTACAGAAATGATGTTCTAACGTTTACAAGTGCTATTTCCCCAACTCTTCCATTGTTAGTGGATGTTTCGATTAACAACGTGAATGGTACGGTTACAAATGCCTTTATTTCTAACTACTATTCTGGTTTATTTAGTGCTCTTGCGACCAATGCAGGTACTTCTCCTTCATTTCAATGGAAATTAAATGGTTTAAATGTAGGGACAAATAGTGCAGTGTATTCTAATTCATCAATAGCACCAAATGATGTAGTGTCCTGTATACTCACTCCAAGTGTAACTGGATGTTCTGCTTCTGGTAATATTGCATCAAATGCTATTGTAAATAAGGCGATTGCCAATTTAACAGGTTCAGATATAGTAGTTCGTGGAACAGTCGCTACAGCAACCTGTCCTAACGTAGTTTCTGAGGATGTAGTTTGGAATACAGCTTCTTTACAGAATGTGAGTGCTTTAGGAAGTAGTTTACTAAAAACACAGTCCAATGGTAACTGGAATGGTGGTGCCGCTTCCTACAACGCTGTTGGTAACAACGGATATTTGGAGTTTACTGCAACAGAAACTACTGCCGAACGAATGTGTGGTTTAAGTACCTCAAATGTTAATTCTAATTTCAAC
Above is a genomic segment from Flavobacterium phycosphaerae containing:
- a CDS encoding M61 family metallopeptidase → MKRSIYSLVLLCSIMSSVNAQLKNTSSNVKVAIDLLNVKEDKVIVTVCPPKITSNVVLYQLPKIVPGTYSADNYGQFIEGFRAFDAKGNELNVTKSDINSWKIVNARKLTKITYAVNDTYDIEKGEGHGKGDVFSPAGTNIEEGKNFMVNTHGFVGYFPGLLSTPYQVTITHPEALWGATSMQDTDDSKTKDVFYTSRYAELVENPIMYSKPNYSSFTVNGMQILLSVYASNGTITAESILPEVKDVMTAQKTFLGSFDTTKKYSILLYLCDLSKADARGFGALEHPTATTVVMPEVMGREQLVETLKDVISHEFFHIVTPLTIHSKEIQDFDFNNPKMSKHLWLYEGVTEYFANLFQVNQGLISEDAFYKRLNDKIEHAKAYNDTLPFTIMSTNVLEDPYKDQYTNVYEKGALIAMCLDLIIRDKSNGKNGILDLMQKLSVAYGSKRAFTDDELFDKITALTFPEVGTFLANYVAGSKSINYDDYFARVGVTRTSVKVPEAKFSLSLDQSKNELMIDPNSKTTAFMKALDLRAGDIIKAFNGINYDTTTISELSTKSKEWKDGDAITVKIIRDGTEQLLTGKVGLYYENIEGYQATDLTKETLKNAWLKG
- a CDS encoding alpha/beta fold hydrolase gives rise to the protein MFRNFLLLLLGVISMNVSAQLERKPLLGARIEYVSENGNSGCKVLQVIRGTSVALRLQENDLILKIGSQSFLSVDEFITHFLDFEPEKEIQLTVLRGKKKLNLKGKVIARPYEKDDNSTVIYDEVSYKSGQLRIIINKPFNKSKMPAMLFIPGYTCNSIDDLPNNHPYKRIVDAYVDAGYVTVRVEKSGLGDSKDTPPCESCDLLDEVENFEVALKKLKSLPYVDSNQIIIVGHSMGGIIAPALSAKNQVAGVVVYGTTARSWFEYQLDMYRVQNALAGMNPIEVEKSVIAQYDLNYRFYVKKEKLEDIAKDPAADRILRTTWQYDGKGKIYSRNAEYWRQIQDYPHLENWKNTSAKVLVQYGESDFEAFSKADHQQIVSVVNYFHPGNATLMTYPSTDHFYAKSGTMQEAYNKFSNGQIQQLFDEYNQEVGLSAVKWSNEVLSKKDEMTLSEKGWKKLNTARYPGKQDDITFINENEGWYVNGYGSIYSTKNGGETWEKQLEKKGTFFRTIAFVDSSVGFAGTVGTDYFPNVTDSIPLYGTRDGGKTWKPVDYKGPYVKGLCAIDIVKEQYINHGKIDYKVHIYAVGRVGSPANKMVSHDGGATWTSNSMNNDCKMLFDIKMFDKDNGFVCAASDGDIQKSNALILKTSDGGKTWKKVYQSNRPFEGTWKASFPTKEVGYVTIQSYNPDPNVKQQRIAKTTDGGETWNEINLVEDAGAREFGIGFIDENHGFVGTMNTGYETKDGGKTWTKVNLGMACNKIRIYKDATGKTYGYAIGVDVLKGQF
- a CDS encoding helix-turn-helix domain-containing protein, which codes for MNQTIYKDNEGNAVRFSKIAKIEGEMPFTGLGIKYVSSGEETYYANNKKFTVKEGEYIIGNDYTSSIVCINQKQAVEGLCIDISAKIISDVAEFHDLNETDLIEFLLSDQFLVNRYYIKSTFLGPRLNEVSQKIKMGTCINEFQQNELFYTLAESIISDQRFVFDHLNKLDFKKTITNKEVVRTVLDAKSFIDQHITENFSLEVITSQIGISKYHFIRVFKAAFGISPYQYQKWKRLELAKLDLLRGNEILFTAISYGFADVPTFSKAFKQQFGQTPGLIRKSNF
- a CDS encoding ABC transporter permease, translating into MSQVFSIVRADFVQRFRSNTFMILTLVSVAAAYKFVPLPEDNYTTIRIGDFTGLNNAAWIGHSTAILASFFLWFIGFYVINNSIRRDVETGVGQIIASTSVTNFLYLLAKALSHFLLLFFIVAIIFFMGLGLSLFRFDTYPFDFFQFAAPYIFTTIPSIFFLSALTVFFEVKFGQRTNYMNLVFFIVFVAMISVTNLLTESYLDWIDPLGIKFLVNEILSVVPQTLPSGSTEISVGINYNEHSNVRYFLFHGSDLSCYYYISRLLWIFLALLLIKLSSIIFHRFDTKFISSKKVSRHSTKISRVESHARKIYWDKMIKSEIDFGILPLIKLEFLMLIRKGPIRFWILNLGCFIGLFILPLESALHIGLPLFWYLQVNRWADLCTKERDFRTDAFIYCTYKPLQRLLVSQIIAAISLAVLLALPILFRLVISMQFLKAINVVLAAILLVSFSVFTGIFLEVSVFLIFLFY